The Cynocephalus volans isolate mCynVol1 chromosome 5, mCynVol1.pri, whole genome shotgun sequence genomic sequence aggatctctcaCACACAGTTGGTGGGAGTGAAAAATGGTttggcctctatggaaaatggtatggaggttcctcaaacaattgcagatagatctaccaaatgacccagctatcccactgctgggaatatacccagaggaattgaaatcatcaagtcaaaggtatacctgtactccagtgttcattgtagcactatttacaataggtaagagttggaaccagcccaaatgtccagtatcagatgagtggatttggaaaatgtggtatatctacacaacggaatactattttgctataaaaaaagaatcaaatactgccatttgcagcaacatggatggaccaagaaaaaattatattaagtgaaatgagtcagggacagaaatagaaataccacatgttgtcacttacttgtgggagttaaaagtaaataaatacacaattaatctggagaggagagggaagaagacacaacaattacaattccttgaagttgttacaacaagcgaacagatatgaggttactgggaaggagtggggagAGTAACGGGGGAAGGAGTGGGGAGAGTAACGGGGgaaggaggtttcagtaatggactacaataatcaaccacattgtatactgacaaaataaaataaaatttaaaaaataataatcaccacaaaagaaagtaaaaaagaaaaaataaagaaatacctaggaatcaaattaatcaagaagatgaaagatctctataatgagaactacaaatcactgctgaaagaaattgaagaggacacaaaaagatagacaTTCCGTGCTGTTAAATTGGAAGAATCAGCaatgtgaaaatgcccatacttcccaaagcaatctacagattccatacaatccccatcaaaataccaaggacgttctttacagaaatagaaaaaataatcttttcatagggaacagcaaaagaccccaaatagccaaagcagtcctgagctataataaataaatatataaataaagccagaggcataacactacctgacttcaaattatactgctaAGTTGTAGtaatcaaagcagcatggtaccggcataaagAGACACTCATACCtgtaaaatagattaaagaaccCAGAATTCAACCCACTTACTGACAACCAACTGACGcctgacaaaggcaacaaaaacatacattggggaaaagactgtctcttcaataaatgatgctgagaaaattggacacacatatgcagaagaatgaaattagacctgcaTCTCTTGCCAgttacccaaatcaactcaaaatggattaaaagcaTAAgcgtaagacctgaaactataaaactactaaagaaaaacataggagaaactcttCATGagataggactgggcaaagattttataagaaccccaaagtacaagcaacaaaagaaaaaataaatggggttatatcaaactaaaaacctgcaaagcaaaggaaacaagcagcagaatgaaaagacaacctacagaatgggagaaaatatttgcaaactatatatctgatcagggattaatatccagaatacataaggaacttgaACAACTacacagtgaaaaacaaaaaacccaattaaaaaatgaataaaagagctgaatagatatttttcaaaggaagacataaaaacagccagtaggtacatgaaaaaatgctcaacctcactaatcatcagggaaatgcaagttgaaactacattgagatacatctcaccccagttagactggctataatcaaaaagagtaagaagaacaaatgctggcgaggatgcagagaaagcagaatACTTCTGCAGTCttggtgggtctgtaaattagtatagccattatcgAAAACattatggatgtttctcaaacatttacagatagacctaccatacaacccagcaattccactcgtaggtatatacccaaaggaatggaaatcatcatattgaagggatatatgcactcctgtgttcattgcagctttacaGTAGCCTGATATGGAaccaacacaaatgtccatcactgaATGACTGGATGAAGtaaatgttttgtgtatttgcCACAGAATTCTAGTCAGTCATACaaagatgaaattctgccattctcagcaacatggatgaacttggagaaaattttaagtgaaataaaccaggcatagagggaaaaataccacgtcctcactcataagtggaagctaagagagcaagaaagagggaaagaccaCAGTTGTGTGCTAGacttgcagaaagagaaaactgacCTAGGGTTTCTGGGAGTTGGGGGCGAGGGGAGAGGAAATTGGGGCGAGGTTgcgtgggggacatggggaataactgcaatttgagaTGGTGGGCATGCTGACAGTATTAATCTGCTCtgcacatcttgggcacaggagCTAATGTTCAGCCTTGctccccatgaatatgtataatcaataaagataaaaaattaaaaaataaagaaaaagaaactacttCATTAGTTTATGGCAACTtcagttttaaaaacattattcttatTATAATATTACATAAGGTTTTTACTGATAATTTTGCttgtgaaaatgaaatatattagtcaaaaataatttaaaacatcagcattttcattaatgtatttaaaaagacTCATAACTGTATACTAACAAAGATATTGATATAAATCAATGAGCAGTCAAAATTAATTATGAATAGCCGTATTAATGTGACCTATCAGATCACTTAGAAAAGTCAGATACAGTTGTTAGTTGGTACTATGTCTTTCAAAACAGTTTCTTTGGAATCTAGAAAGAGATACCTAGAGGATTTGCTGCACTTCAGAATTTGCAATCTGAGAAAATGAATCCTCTGACAGTAGAAGGAGGTGAGGTCCCCATGGTGAGGTTAACTCTGTGGGAGGATATTGGGATAATAGCAATAGAAGGAATTTCAGAAGCAAATTTTAAAGCTGTTCTTTGCCAAAACATTCCAATCCCCCCATCGCCCACTTATCCCTTCACTCCACCTCACTATCCTCAAACAGACAACACATCACATCTATACAAAGAAACTTAAATCTGAAACTTTAGGCATTTTCCCATAAGTACTATTATTTCGCTGTGAAGAGTTCTTATGGAAGAAGAGAATTACAAACTCTAAGACTTAGAAGTATCTGCAGAAACCACTGTTGTTAACCTTCCATTTCCCAGTATCAAttcttgttaaaatatatattataaaacacaCTAAAGTATTATATACATAAACCTTTTAATCTAAGGTATAATATCATATTAAATAATTGGATGTCTTTAATGTCTCCGAAAAttactacaatttttttattcattctttataaatcagATCGTTTTTTGATAAAAACCTATTCTCTCTTTCCATAGTCAAAGTCCATTTTTTCTTGTAGGTAATAACATCTTCCTTTGATTTGACTTTGGTTTTTCCAGAGTCCCTTTAATCTTCTGTTCCCAAAACTACTTTTCTCAGTATTTAACTCCTTGGCAAAAATCTATACTTCCTGTTCAGTCATCTAGACTTAAAACATCACATTATCTTTGGCTCATCTCTTTCCCAGAGGAcccacatttaataaaatttccaAGTCTATATCCTATGTCAATCTCATCCAGTTTGcccctttttacatttttattaccctTATTCTAGTTGAAGATCTCATTATCTATTGCATAAATTGTTGCTGTAAACTTAACTAATCTATTTCCAGTGTTTTCCTACTCCAAACTATTTTTAACTTTGCTAAATGCAGTCATAAAATTGAGGTGTTATATAATTTTAGTCTTTAAAATCCTGTATGGTTTCATCACCTTCAGAAATATGCTTTCTGAGGTTCCTTGTTCTGGCTCACCATATATCCTCTTTCTTCccgtttgtttctttctttctttctttctttctttctatctttctttctttctttttcttttctttctctctccctcctttcatcccttccttcctttaaaaaaattctttctttgtttctttgtttctttgtttctttgtttctttctttctttctttctttccttccttccttccttccttccttccttccttccttccttcctttctttctttctttctttctttctttcttttgtctttccttccttccttccttctttctttttttgtttctttatttgttttttagctctcacttatgagtaagaacatgcagtatttctctgtctgtgcctggcttatttcgtttaacataatttttgccaagctcatccatgttgctgcgaatgacagaatttctttcttttttatggcagtgtacgTGTgctattcctttgtgtatatataccacattcttcttatccagtcatctattgatggacgtTTAAGATGGTTCCATATCTTCattactgtaaatagagctgtgatgaacatgggagtgcaggtatccctttgacatgatttccattgcCTTGGGTGTATAACCAGTAATGTGATAGCTGGATCatttggcagttctatctgtagttgtatgagaaaTCTTCATAGtgctttccataatgactgtgccaatttaaagtcccaccaacagtgcaggcaTATTCCCCcttttctgcatccttgctaacatttgttattatctaaATGCAGAGATAATAACCAGTTTAACTGGAATGAGatgtatctcagagtggtttagACTTTtgtttcctggatgctgagtgatgttcagcattttttaatgtgtttgttggctatttgtatatcttcctgtgagaaatgtctattcactcctttgcccattttatattCAGGTTACTTGTCCTTTtggaataatatatattttgaacaCCATTTACAGCCAAAATTTACATCAACAAAAAGATACTCATATTGTTTGCTGAAGTAATCAAATTGCTTTTCATTTCAGAAAtactaattatttctttttcatactgaTTCTTGCATAATTTCAAAAGGTATTCCTGGATATTGCAATTCATGTACAGAAATGTTTCCAGGTTGTGGTTCATTATTAATATCACCTCTTTATTTCCTCACTTATTTGGAAGACTCTTGCttatgacaattaaaaaaatgttaagaaacttatttatattttttgtacctttactctcctcattttaatatttaatgataaattctttaattaaaaatacaaaaacactgCATACATTCATTAAACAAGATTTACAATGCATTTTAAAAGTGACAATAACATCTACATGAAGAGAGGTTGATAAACTTTTGAGATTCATGTTTCTTCTAAAGCACATTGTGCTTCCCACTGGATGTTCAGTGGAGCCACACTGCCCACTTAGACGTGGGACAATTCTCAAATCGTGTTGGAATGTTTCTCAGATGACACTGAGAGGAAGCTCAGTGATGAATGGTTGCCATGCTATTTTGATGACAATTAGCTCTAACTAATGactttatattataatttatattaatactTTTTACTACTTAACCAGCTATTATTTCAGTATGTACCAATGagtgtaaaacttttaaaaatatattttcaaaacagaGTCCCCCTACTGGTGCATATTAGCTGAGTATAATCCTTGCCCAACgtgattataaaatatatcagaaacatggcatgattaaaaaaaagaacatgtaatATGAAATTTGATTATGAGACAAGAATAAGTTATTAGAGAAACCCATATAAACCTACTCTAATTGTTAAATAACTTTATTTGATGTCTACCCATTATGACTTGGAACTGAAAATGCTCCTCGCCAGATTGCCTAATGCCCCCTTTACATCCTTATTCCTCAGAGTGTAGATGAAGGGGTTGAGTGTAGGAGTCACCACTCCGTAGAAAAGAGCCATGAACTTgggctggtcccttgtgatggaGGAAGGGGGCTGGAGGTACATGCTAATGGCTGggccataaaataagaaaactacaatgagatggGAGGAACATGTCCCAAAggcctttttccttccttcagaaGATTTAACCTTAAATACAGCACGTCCAATACAAGCATAGGAGGCAAGAATTAAGCAGAGTGGAACAGCCAACATAAAAATGCATACCACAGAGAGCATGAGCTCATTAACACCCTTTTCACCACAGGCGGTCTTTATCAGAATTGGAATCTCACACACCAAGTGATCCAGTTTATTGAGACCACACAGTGGCAACCGTAATGTCACAGAGGCCTCTGAGATAGCATAGGTCATTCCAGTAAGCCACACAGTGGCTACTAACAGGATACAGATGCGCTGATTCATGATGAGGGTGTAGTGCAgaggcttgcagatggccacatagcgatcAAATGACATAAGAGCCAAGAGCAGACATTCTGTGCCCCCCATTATGTGGAAGAAATAAAGCTGAATAGCACACCCCATATAGCTGATGGTCTTCTTAGAGCTCCCCAGGTTAAACAGCATCTGCGGAACGATGCTCGTGGTATAACACATGTCCAAAAAGGAGAGGTTGGTGAGGAAGAAATACATAGGGCTGTGGAGACGGGGGTCTAACCTGCACACCAGAATGATGGCGATGTTCCCCATCAAAGCCATGGGGTATGTTATAAGAAGAATAACAAATAGAGGAAGCTCTAGCCAAGGTCGGTCAGCAAAGCCCAGTAGGATAAACTCTTCAGGGTGGCTTTTGTTAATTAGTGCCATcatcttcaatttattttaccTGTAGTAGAGAAGTGCCAAAAAGTTAGGGTTAAGGGTAATGCCAAAACATGATGATGCATTGGCTGTCCACTCATAGGAGATGGGGTGCAGTAACCTGAGATCAGAGTAACAAATGTTCTGGCCCCAGGTGATCTAACTTCACTACACTACAGAGTAAAGGCAATTATCTTAAACAAGTAACCGTACCTTTCTGAAAGtgaatttcctcctctgtataaTATGGATGAAGATAACTATCTCCTTAAATTATGATGAAGAGTAAAGGCAAAGTAGAAGTGTCTGTGTTTTGGGAACCCCAAAACAATTGTTTTCAAACTTTGGATGGAGTAAAAATCAGCTGACAAGGCTGTTAGAAAGAAGTTTATTGGTTTCTATGTGCAGATGTCTGATAGAGTGGACGTGGCATGGGGCCAAGCGATGGTTCATTTCCAGAAACACAGCTGCAAGGCGTTACTGAAGTGTTGAGAAGAGTGCAAGTATTGAGATAGTAACAGTAGAAGACAGAGGAGGAGAAAACCTGGAGGTGAATAATTATATTATCTCCATGGAGAGTAGGAAGTCTTTGGTTTTAAGCAAATTTGTCTTACTGTTTGGAGTTGAGcaagaaatttaaacaatttatttaacaTCCGTTTTCTTAAGCATAAATTGGGAAAGTTGAGCTGCAATAACAGAGGTCTCCCCGTGCTCGGGAATTAGGTTTtgcatttatgtgtttttttgcATAATTATTTAGGTTAAACTAAGCATTTGATGTTTCATGCTagttaattttagttaatttattcatcttataaagATTTTCCTTTATTGAATGAGCTTATCATCCTGTTTTAATACAAGAATTTGGAAACTTATCAGTGACCCACTGATTCTATATAGCTACgaatacatttttttaacttCAGGTAACTGCTGTCAAAAgaagtgagaaattagttaagggtcacaaagattgattatgttttgtaaacatgagtatactaattatcctgttttgatcaccacatattgtacgcAAGCCTtcatattcaaatctgtaccccacaaatacatataatcaattatgtttcaataaaaaaactgtcaaaaaaaaaaaaaaagaaagaaaagtcaataTCATAGTTCAGGCCCAGAGGCTGATTCAAATCcagaaattattttacattttatggaCATGTTCCTTTGTTTTTCAACTAAAAGGCACTCTGAAATAACAAACTAAACCAGCTGAGTGAAGcagtattttgataaaaattaattttttgtttatatattttttcctttagtggtgaggtatatttcatgaaaattaaaatcttctgtaACATGGGGGATGTTCAGATGGGAAGTTAAGATAGCACCCTGATGACAAAATTCTGAGTTACTCTGCCAGTGACTTAGTGGTTTAAGGGTAACAGGTACATTTGTAGGGTTAGAAAGCACAGTTTTCacattctctatttcattaaatCCTCCAAGTCATTTTCTGAGGTGTCACTCAAAGCTACTCAGAGCTACGATGTGAATGTTGTCTTTTGATTATCTGCTATCCAAGGCCAGAAGTATCCAATAACAATAACCACTTATTAAGCGTAGTTTTGTTTGTAAATGCTGGCCACCCCAGAGCCCCTTTATTTTTCTGACTATTTCCCTGGAGATACCAGAGCAGGTGCTTCTAATAAATGCAATTTACTCGTGAAGTACGTTTAAGTTGTATAATTCTGTCCTTAGATTTGTAATCTTTCCCATGTCATTCTCATGATATTTCATTACTTTTAGTTCTTGGCTTCCAACTGCATTTTGAATTTTTGCTTCCAGTGGTTTTCTACCACTGTTTTACTATACAGGGATTATTTATCCACAAATGTTTAGGACACTTTAGTAGTGCCAGACTCTATTCCTGTTAACATCTTCTTTATATCTCCACTCGCATTTTTATTCTAGTATATTTTTATACATCGTTTTCATCACacactgcattttatttatatttataccacTATTTAGTTTTATGTATAGTAAAAGATCATAAGaagaaataagttatttttatatctcaGCAAAACATCTGGATGAAACACATGAACAAGTCAATCTATCAAATCTTGACCATATATTAAAAAAGATCACATGATTGAATCAGGTATTTAGTATCTGTCATAGTGTTTACTGAAATTTAAGTGGTTTTAAGGTTGGTTTAAgtgaagacagagagaaatcAACCACAAAATGAAATCTAGTTGTTTCCTAGAGCCACTGAACTACATATTTCCAGAGTTTAGAAAAGGCCCCCTGAAATGAAATGCTCTCTGCCCTTCATATGCATATTAAGCATCATGATCTGCACTCAGTGCAACCTTCCCGAAGAAAGTATGGACTTTAAAGACAAGTGTCTTTTTACTCACCTTATTGTGATATAAATATCctctaataaaaaagaattatgaagGAATACACACGAATTTTTCAAACTCTCAGAGAAGAACAAAGAAACTGTAGTACATGGATGAGAATTTAAGAATTAGCTTCAGAACTGTTAGATTTTCAGCTGATACAAGGataccaaagagaaaaaaagcatggGTTAGGAAGACAATAGTAGAAAATACCAGCAATGCTTTATGTATGTGTTATTTATATGCTATTCCTGAGCTCTCTTGGCCATTGTTTCCAAACAAGCCATTTATCCTTATTCTAGGTGATGAGTTAGCAGAGAAAGTTCCTTGAGACAGATCTCTCTATGGAAATGCTTATGTGCAATTAGTTACCTACTGAATTGAGCTTGGGAGCAAGTCTCTTCTGttgttaaatgtttaaaataaagacattcaatTTCCCAACACATTGGACACCAATTTTAAATAGGAAACAATTAGGGacaagttagtttttttttttttctttcttg encodes the following:
- the LOC134378964 gene encoding olfactory receptor 2B11-like, producing MALINKSHPEEFILLGFADRPWLELPLFVILLITYPMALMGNIAIILVCRLDPRLHSPMYFFLTNLSFLDMCYTTSIVPQMLFNLGSSKKTISYMGCAIQLYFFHIMGGTECLLLALMSFDRYVAICKPLHYTLIMNQRICILLVATVWLTGMTYAISEASVTLRLPLCGLNKLDHLVCEIPILIKTACGEKGVNELMLSVVCIFMLAVPLCLILASYACIGRAVFKVKSSEGRKKAFGTCSSHLIVVFLFYGPAISMYLQPPSSITRDQPKFMALFYGVVTPTLNPFIYTLRNKDVKGALGNLARSIFSSKS